One window of the Peromyscus maniculatus bairdii isolate BWxNUB_F1_BW_parent chromosome 18, HU_Pman_BW_mat_3.1, whole genome shotgun sequence genome contains the following:
- the LOC102908216 gene encoding olfactory receptor 6C2, whose product MRNHSAITTFILLGLTDDPQLQVLLFIFLFLTYMLSVTGNLTIIILTLVDPHLKTPMYFFLRNFSFLEVSFTTVCIPRFLYSISSGDNTITYNACASQIFFVILFGATEFFLLAAMSYDRYVAICKPLHYMTIMNPKVCTFLVVSCWVSGLMIIVPPLSLGLQLDFCDSNAIDHFSCDASPLLKISCSDTWVIEQMVIFMAVFALIITLICVILSYTYIIRTILRFPSAQQRKKAFSTCSSHMIVVSITYGSCIFIYIKPSAKDEVAINKGVSVLTTSVAPLLNPFIYTLRNKQVKQAFSDSVKRIAFISKS is encoded by the coding sequence ATGAGAAATCACTCAGCAATAACAACCTTCATCCTTCTGGGACTAACAGATGACCCACAACTTCAAGTTCTGCTTTTTATCTTCTTATTTCTCACATACATGCTGAGTGTAACAGGAAACCTGACTATCATCATCCTCACCTTGGTGGATCCCCATCTAAAAACACCTATGTACTTTTtccttagaaatttttctttcctaGAAGTCTCCTTTACCACAGTCTGTATCCCTAGATTCCTATACAGTATATCAAGTGGAGACAATACCATTACCTACAATGCTTGTGCAAGTCAAATATTCTTTGTTATTCTCTTTGGAGCAACTGAGTTTTTTCTCTTAGCAGCAATGTCCTATGATCGTTATGTGGCTATTTGTAAACCCCTTCATTATATGACCATCATGAATCCCAAGGTGTGTACCTTTCTAGTTGTCTCATGTTGGGTGTCTGGCTTAATGATTATCGTCCCACCCCTTAGCCTGGGCCTCCAACTCGACTTCTGTGACTCCAATGCCATTGATCATTTCAGCTGTGATGCAAGTCCCCTTCTAAAGATCTCATGCTCTGACACGTGGGTAATAGAACAGATGGTTATATTTATGGCTGTCTTTGCACTCATTATTACACTAATCTGTGTTATTCTGTCCTACACTTACATCATCAGAACAATTCTGAGATTTccctctgcacagcaaaggaaaaaggccttTTCCACCTGCTCATCTCACATGATTGTGGTATCCATCACCTATGGAAGCTGCATCTTCATCTACATCAAGCCATCAGCTAAGGATGAAGTGGCCATAAATAAAGGTGTTTCAGTTCTCACTACTTCTGTTGCACCTCTACTGAACCCTTTCATTTATACCTTAAGGAACAAGCAAGTGAAACAAGCTTTCAGTGACTCTGTAAAGAGGATTGCATTTATATCAAAGAGCTAG